One part of the Musa acuminata AAA Group cultivar baxijiao chromosome BXJ1-5, Cavendish_Baxijiao_AAA, whole genome shotgun sequence genome encodes these proteins:
- the LOC135675060 gene encoding probable WRKY transcription factor 31, which yields MDSGHQYSGVQFKDATAAQASTPPRENRVVVGEMDFFSKEKKTMASVELDLKVPSLGIKSEDLTVNTGLHLANTRSDQSMVDDGMSPHEDDKEGKSELVAMQAELERTKEENQKLRAMLNQVTSNYNALQMHLVALVQQRRASGNPQGHDAVDEKIEAKSSNKHEGIVVPRQFMDLGPGGDIDEPSHSSTASRDRSLSLRSHTAVGSADYSAQKSRTDDREILPLDHEKYTREDSSDNGWSPDKASKLTASKATEQAQDATMRKARVSVRARSEAPMITDGCQWRKYGQKMAKGNPCPRAYYRCTMATGCPVRKQVQRCADDRSILITTYEGAHNHPLPPAAMAMASTTSAAASMLLSGSMPSGDGLMSSNFLARTILPCSSSMATISASAPFPTVTLDLTQIPNPLQFQRSAASHFQLPFASAAPGLATSLSPPQVFGQTLQTQSKFSGLQRSPEMDATQLAHTKAQSLLPPSLADKVSAATAAITADPNFTAALAAAITSIIGAGGNHQTGNNNNSHSSGNTTCSNGISSSKQQHDPDQFQLSGNQ from the exons ATGGACTCCGGCCATCAGTACTCCGGCGTCCAGTTCAAAGATGCTACTGCGGCGCAGGCGTCGACGCCCCCGAGAGAGAACCGAGTCGTCGTGGGCGAGATGGATTTCTTCTCCAAGGAGAAAAAGACGATGGCGAGTGTGGAACTTGATCTCAAGGTGCCCAGCCTCGGTATCAAGAGCGAGGACCTCACCGTCAAC ACTGGATTGCACTTGGCCAATACGCGTAGCGACCAGTCGATGGTGGACGACGGGATGTCGCCGCACGAGGACGACAAAGAAGGCAAGAGTGAG TTGGTCGCCATGCAAGCCGAGCTGGAGCGCACCAAGGAAGAGAACCAGAAGCTGAGGGCGATGCTGAACCAGGTGACCTCCAACTACAACGCCCTTCAGATGCATCTCGTCGCACTGGTGCAACAGCGACGCGCTTCTGGAAACCCACAGGGACATGAT GCGGTTGACGAGAAGATTGAGGCGAAGAGCAGCAATAAGCATGAAGGAATCGTCGTCCCAAGGCAGTTCATGGATCTTGGACCGGGTGGGGACATCGATGAGCCATCCCACTCTTCTACGGCGAGCAGGGACCGGTCCTTGTCGCTGCGGAGCCACACTGCAGTTGGATCGGCAGATTACAGTGCACAGAAGAGCAGAACTGATGACAGGGAAATACTCCCTCTTGATCATGAGAAGTATACCAGGGAAGATAGCTCGGACAATGGCTGGAGCCCTGACAAGGCATCCAAATTAACTGCTTCCAAGGCCACCGAGCAAGCCCAGGACGCCACCATGAGAAAGGCCCGAGTGTCCGTTCGAGCAAGGTCTGAAGCTCCCATG ATCACTGATGGATGCCAATGGAGGAAGTACGGGCAGAAGATGGCCAAAGGAAACCCATGCCCTCGGGCTTACTACCGGTGCACCATGGCGACCGGGTGCCCCGTCCGCAAGCAG GTCCAGAGGTGCGCCGACGACCGTTCGATCTTGATCACCACGTACGAGGGAGCTCACAATCATCCGCTCCCGCCGGCAGCCATGGCGATGGCGTCGACCACTTCAGCTGCGGCGTCGATGCTCCTGTCGGGATCGATGCCGAGCGGCGACGGCCTGATGAGTTCCAACTTCCTAGCGAGGACCATCCTCCCCTGCTCGTCGAGCATGGCCACCATATCCGCCTCCGCGCCGTTCCCGACCGTGACATTGGACCTCACCCAGATCCCCAACCCGCTGCAGTTCCAAAGATCGGCCGCGTCCCATTTCCAGCTACCGTTCGCGAGCGCCGCTCCCGGCTTGGCAACATCACTGTCGCCGCCGCAGGTCTTCGGGCAGACGCTCCAAACCCAATCCAAATTCTCGGGCCTGCAGAGGTCCCCGGAGATGGACGCCACCCAACTGGCTCATACGAAGGCTCAGTCGCTTCTGCCACCTTCGCTAGCTGACAAAGTGAGCGCCGCCACGGCGGCCATAACGGCGGACCCCAACTTCACCGCCGCGCTTGCCGCAGCCATAACTTCGATCATCGGCGCCGGCGGGAATCATCAAACAGGAAACAATAACAACAGCCACAGCAGTGGCAACACCACCTGCAGCAATGGCATCAGCAGCAGCAAGCAGCAACACGATCCAGATCAGTTCCAACTTTCCGGCAACCAATAG